A single genomic interval of Microbacterium sp. BLY harbors:
- a CDS encoding NAD(P)/FAD-dependent oxidoreductase: protein MKRIDVLIVGGGAAGLSAALVLLRARRTVAIVDAGEPRNAPAAHLHGFLSRDGAAPAALLASGREEVAGYGGTIIEGRVAELSPGFLATLDGRRLEARRVLISTGLRDEIPDIPHLRERWGRDVLHCPYCHGYEVRDRALGVIGGTAASVAHALLIAQWSDDVVYFPHTRSLTADEQERLDARGVRVHSGEVARAVVSADRLQGVELSDGTRVERTAVFVRPEMRGHDALLRALGCETDENGWVRHDSGGRTSVPGVFVAGNVADPRAQLITAAGQGSAAAIALNADLTDDDLAAQLAIHRGA from the coding sequence ATGAAGAGAATCGATGTGCTCATCGTCGGCGGCGGTGCCGCCGGCCTCAGCGCCGCCCTGGTCCTGCTCCGCGCCCGACGGACGGTCGCGATCGTCGACGCCGGGGAACCCCGCAACGCCCCCGCGGCGCACCTGCACGGCTTCCTCTCCCGCGACGGCGCCGCGCCCGCCGCGCTGCTCGCAAGCGGCCGCGAAGAGGTCGCAGGATACGGAGGCACGATCATCGAAGGACGCGTCGCGGAGCTCTCGCCGGGCTTCCTGGCCACCCTCGACGGGCGCCGGCTGGAGGCCCGGAGGGTGCTGATCAGCACGGGCCTTCGCGACGAGATCCCCGACATCCCGCATCTGCGCGAACGCTGGGGGCGCGACGTGCTGCACTGCCCGTACTGCCACGGCTACGAGGTGCGTGATCGCGCCCTCGGGGTGATCGGCGGCACGGCCGCATCGGTCGCGCACGCCCTCCTCATCGCCCAGTGGTCCGACGACGTCGTCTACTTCCCCCACACCCGCTCGCTCACGGCGGACGAGCAGGAGCGTCTCGACGCGCGCGGCGTCCGCGTGCATTCGGGGGAGGTCGCCCGGGCCGTCGTCAGCGCGGACCGCCTCCAGGGCGTCGAGCTGAGCGACGGCACCCGCGTCGAGCGTACCGCGGTGTTCGTCCGCCCCGAGATGCGCGGCCACGACGCCCTCCTCCGCGCCCTCGGCTGCGAGACCGACGAGAACGGGTGGGTCCGCCACGATTCCGGCGGACGCACGAGCGTGCCAGGGGTCTTTGTCGCCGGGAACGTCGCCGACCCGCGCGCACAGCTCATTACCGCCGCTGGACAGGGCTCGGCCGCTGCGATCGCCCTCAACGCCGACCTCACCGACGACGACCTCGCCGCCCAGCTCGCGATCCACCGCGGCGCCTGA
- a CDS encoding peptidase C14: MTQLDTTTETAAMRSRRMLLAGFGAAALGGVAAIGAPAAAQAAGPAVPQDASGSKNVAHGGVATALATRKGKDGDLVRTSGYAAPGDGGDGLYRFVKKDAPAANGGTVLAGPKGGAWVLVHDGTVDFRKFGIMDASVPADDALDAMVGDARVRRVEAHTDLNFVRRHKFSRSNIAFDFGHHLMTTEGIENAGKDDPFAAVMFFRGEVTDAVQEAKLGEDVPDLADIFPVADSSFFAVGEWYAAEVNALSGRWERELQRLVQVTQIVDGRHIRVNYKNGWPLGKDRTMTWRHVKPVQDVTVSNLKFLGKGTDEYTGSHPLAFEYAVRCDVDHIDGTATFWPLIQRRWNTYFTTESCTLKNPTSVTWGGAGYLTQQIYCLYGYVANCHTANARHLNDFTASAYCLVENCHGDGDDQGPFVTHGQYEHDLTYTGNSGLMTFANSGAAWGSAAKRITVRKHVCSWFVARVRITDLTLEDVQVIGKPSLSGSGMLWINADGAQLRGCTASDTLIITQASDNSARPTVIADSHFTFVAPGELTNATVKTPVTFVDTVLDRVGGMKINGPAAVAFRGSTLTAADDAAPIASATGKLRIEGSTLRNARIAAASKDRQVIEIAGSEVSAKGGTTVSRSGAGELHLTLSDSTFRAEGSTTHVAVTSGATHYRAVGNRFEGGALDLRDDAFGAGSSLLHTGNVEAGVTRSAFPAEGDRVVDTANLVVG, translated from the coding sequence ATGACCCAGCTGGACACCACCACCGAGACTGCGGCGATGCGCAGTCGACGGATGCTGCTCGCCGGATTCGGCGCCGCCGCCCTGGGCGGGGTCGCGGCGATCGGCGCCCCCGCCGCCGCCCAGGCCGCAGGACCCGCCGTGCCGCAGGATGCGTCGGGCTCGAAGAACGTCGCGCACGGCGGCGTCGCCACCGCCCTCGCGACGCGCAAGGGAAAGGACGGCGACCTCGTGCGCACGAGCGGCTACGCCGCCCCCGGCGACGGCGGCGACGGGCTCTACCGGTTCGTGAAGAAGGACGCCCCCGCGGCCAACGGCGGCACGGTGCTCGCCGGGCCCAAGGGCGGCGCCTGGGTGCTCGTGCACGACGGCACCGTCGACTTCCGGAAGTTCGGCATCATGGACGCCTCCGTCCCCGCTGACGACGCGCTCGACGCGATGGTGGGCGACGCTCGGGTGCGGCGCGTGGAGGCGCACACCGACCTCAACTTCGTCCGCCGGCACAAGTTCTCCCGGTCGAACATCGCCTTCGACTTCGGGCACCACCTCATGACGACCGAGGGCATCGAGAACGCCGGGAAGGACGACCCCTTCGCGGCCGTCATGTTCTTCCGCGGCGAGGTGACCGACGCGGTGCAGGAGGCGAAACTCGGCGAGGACGTGCCCGACCTCGCCGACATCTTCCCCGTCGCCGACTCGTCGTTCTTCGCGGTCGGGGAGTGGTACGCCGCCGAGGTCAACGCGCTGTCGGGCCGCTGGGAGCGCGAGCTGCAGCGGCTGGTGCAGGTGACCCAGATCGTCGACGGCCGGCACATCCGCGTGAACTACAAGAACGGCTGGCCGCTCGGCAAGGACCGCACGATGACGTGGCGGCACGTGAAGCCGGTGCAGGACGTGACGGTGTCCAACCTCAAGTTCCTCGGCAAGGGGACGGACGAGTACACCGGGTCGCACCCGCTGGCGTTCGAGTACGCGGTGCGCTGCGACGTCGACCACATCGACGGGACGGCGACGTTCTGGCCGCTGATCCAGCGTCGGTGGAACACGTACTTCACCACGGAGAGCTGCACCCTGAAGAACCCGACCTCCGTCACGTGGGGCGGCGCGGGGTACCTGACGCAGCAGATCTACTGCCTGTACGGGTACGTCGCCAACTGCCACACGGCCAACGCCCGCCACCTCAACGACTTCACCGCGAGCGCCTACTGCCTCGTGGAGAACTGCCACGGCGACGGCGATGACCAGGGTCCCTTCGTCACGCACGGCCAGTACGAGCACGACCTCACCTACACGGGCAACTCCGGACTCATGACGTTCGCGAACTCCGGCGCCGCGTGGGGGTCGGCCGCGAAGCGCATCACCGTCCGCAAGCACGTGTGCTCGTGGTTCGTCGCGCGCGTGCGCATCACCGACCTGACACTGGAGGACGTGCAGGTGATCGGCAAGCCCTCGCTGTCCGGCTCGGGGATGCTGTGGATCAACGCGGACGGTGCGCAGCTGCGCGGCTGCACCGCCTCGGACACGCTCATCATCACCCAGGCCTCCGACAACTCCGCCCGGCCGACGGTGATCGCCGACTCCCACTTCACGTTCGTCGCCCCCGGTGAGCTCACGAACGCGACGGTGAAGACCCCGGTGACGTTCGTCGACACCGTGCTCGACCGGGTCGGCGGCATGAAGATCAACGGCCCCGCGGCCGTGGCCTTCCGCGGCTCGACGCTCACCGCGGCCGACGACGCGGCGCCCATCGCGTCCGCGACGGGAAAGCTGCGCATCGAAGGGTCCACGCTCCGCAACGCGCGTATCGCGGCCGCATCGAAGGACCGTCAGGTGATCGAGATCGCCGGATCCGAGGTGTCCGCGAAGGGTGGGACGACGGTGTCGCGGTCGGGCGCCGGCGAACTTCATCTGACACTCTCCGACAGCACGTTCCGGGCGGAGGGGTCGACCACGCATGTCGCGGTCACGAGCGGGGCCACGCACTATCGCGCGGTCGGCAACCGGTTCGAGGGCGGCGCGCTGGACCTCCGCGACGACGCGTTCGGTGCGGGGTCGTCGCTGCTGCACACCGGCAACGTCGAGGCCGGTGTCACCCGCTCGGCGTTCCCCGCTGAGGGCGACCGGGTCGTCGACACCGCCAACCTCGTCGTCGGCTGA
- a CDS encoding XRE family transcriptional regulator has protein sequence MHDDEIDATLDGVGPRLRWLRKQRGMTLTEVAAATGISTSTLSRLETGQRRPSLELLLPLARAHRVPLDDLVGAPDVGDPRVRLKPRRRHGRIVVPLTPHAGPVQAWKILIPGSQVTPRPRAHEGREWLYVLSGTMRLILGTRDLRMAAGEVAEFDTHVPHWFGSADGKPAEVLSLFGRQGERVHAGEPGDQEE, from the coding sequence GTGCACGATGACGAGATCGACGCGACGCTCGATGGCGTGGGCCCGCGGTTGCGGTGGCTGCGGAAGCAGCGCGGGATGACACTGACCGAGGTCGCCGCCGCGACGGGGATCTCCACGAGCACGCTCTCGCGGTTGGAGACGGGGCAACGCCGACCGAGCCTCGAACTCCTCCTCCCGCTCGCCCGCGCCCACCGGGTGCCGTTGGACGACCTCGTCGGGGCGCCCGACGTCGGCGATCCGCGCGTGCGGTTGAAGCCACGCCGCCGCCACGGCCGGATCGTCGTGCCGCTGACCCCGCACGCCGGGCCGGTCCAGGCCTGGAAGATCCTCATCCCGGGGAGCCAGGTGACTCCGCGACCTCGGGCGCACGAGGGCCGCGAATGGCTCTACGTGCTCAGCGGCACCATGCGGTTGATCCTCGGCACGCGCGACCTTCGCATGGCGGCCGGGGAGGTCGCCGAGTTCGACACGCACGTGCCGCACTGGTTCGGGAGCGCGGACGGGAAGCCCGCCGAAGTGCTCAGCCTGTTCGGCCGGCAGGGGGAACGCGTGCACGCGGGGGAGCCGGGCGACCAGGAGGAGTAG
- a CDS encoding GNAT family N-acetyltransferase: MSTVDVRPARAEDQSALATLWAAAFTPPLAPDQWLVDDERLDHTIVAADDEGVCGSIYGLPKRLREADGGVAQVHAIGSVAVAERARGRGLARRLVAATLDAAGDADWALLFTGTPDVYRSSGFETFPMPRTLAGPWTAPGADAESAAIGRETVGLGTLGPLRDAYERSRAGEVVLAPVRSDRDWTMAEIRLRGATLYRREEAGATVGYAIAEVRGGLGLLHESAADPTAPDPDAVRRTLLEAVAADWAAAGVRTCDLAVPALAAEEAAIRAFAPAAVRQDDRTGMIRPLRREARVDGIRHFTAGDYF; the protein is encoded by the coding sequence ATGAGCACCGTGGACGTCCGACCGGCACGCGCGGAGGACCAATCCGCCCTCGCGACGCTGTGGGCGGCCGCGTTCACGCCGCCCCTCGCGCCCGACCAGTGGCTGGTGGACGACGAGCGGCTGGATCACACGATCGTCGCCGCCGACGACGAGGGCGTGTGCGGGTCGATCTACGGGCTGCCGAAGCGCCTGCGGGAAGCGGACGGCGGCGTGGCGCAGGTGCACGCGATCGGCAGCGTCGCGGTCGCCGAGCGGGCCCGCGGTCGCGGTCTCGCTCGCCGGCTCGTGGCCGCCACCCTCGACGCCGCCGGCGACGCCGACTGGGCGCTGCTGTTCACCGGCACACCGGACGTGTACCGCTCCAGCGGGTTCGAGACCTTCCCGATGCCCCGCACTCTCGCCGGACCGTGGACAGCGCCGGGTGCTGACGCGGAGTCCGCGGCGATCGGACGCGAGACCGTCGGCCTGGGCACCCTGGGTCCGCTGCGCGACGCCTACGAACGCTCGCGTGCTGGCGAGGTCGTGCTCGCGCCCGTGCGCAGCGACCGCGACTGGACGATGGCGGAGATCCGTCTGCGCGGCGCGACGCTCTACCGGCGGGAGGAGGCCGGGGCCACGGTCGGCTACGCGATCGCCGAGGTGCGCGGCGGGCTCGGCCTGCTGCACGAGAGCGCCGCCGACCCCACCGCGCCCGACCCGGATGCCGTGCGCCGCACCCTGCTCGAAGCCGTGGCCGCCGACTGGGCCGCAGCGGGCGTCCGCACCTGTGACCTGGCGGTGCCCGCGCTCGCCGCGGAGGAGGCCGCCATCCGGGCTTTCGCTCCCGCGGCCGTGCGCCAGGACGACCGCACCGGGATGATCCGTCCGCTGCGACGCGAGGCCCGGGTGGACGGCATCCGCCACTTCACGGCGGGCGACTACTTCTGA
- a CDS encoding hydroxyacid dehydrogenase has protein sequence MTAGASAPTVVAVVSAELFAEFFTPADAARLEAVAARLGGTFARVDRLADAVCDEARVVVTSWGVGPFDHAVLATLPKLELIAHTGATIKPFATDELFDRGVRVTQAGAGMARSVAEVSLTFTLALLHRVPEMHDALRTGSGWWDAEAVGVQHEILGAPVAVIGASRTGRAYLALLRALGAEPLLVDPTLEAAEAASLGAELVPLDEALRRARIVAVHAPTLPETHHLIGARELALMPDGAGLVNTARSWLVDEAALLAELQRGRLSAAIDVFDEEPLPADSPFRSAPRVLLTPHRAAGTREGRLRQGRIVADELDAFAAGQPLGHAVDRAQLSSMA, from the coding sequence ATGACCGCGGGGGCGAGCGCTCCGACCGTGGTCGCGGTCGTCTCCGCGGAGCTCTTCGCGGAGTTCTTCACCCCGGCCGATGCGGCGCGCCTGGAGGCCGTCGCGGCGCGGCTCGGCGGCACGTTCGCCCGCGTGGACCGGCTCGCGGATGCGGTGTGCGACGAGGCCCGCGTCGTGGTGACGAGCTGGGGTGTGGGTCCTTTCGACCACGCGGTGCTCGCCACGCTCCCGAAGCTCGAGCTCATCGCGCACACCGGGGCCACGATCAAGCCGTTCGCGACCGACGAGCTGTTCGACCGCGGCGTGCGGGTGACGCAGGCCGGAGCGGGGATGGCCCGGTCGGTGGCGGAGGTGTCGCTGACCTTCACGCTCGCGCTGCTGCACCGGGTGCCCGAGATGCACGACGCGCTGCGCACCGGAAGCGGCTGGTGGGACGCGGAGGCCGTCGGGGTGCAGCACGAGATCCTCGGCGCCCCCGTCGCGGTCATCGGGGCCTCCCGCACCGGCCGGGCCTACCTCGCGCTGCTCCGTGCCCTGGGCGCCGAGCCGCTGCTCGTCGATCCGACCCTGGAGGCGGCGGAGGCGGCGTCCCTCGGCGCGGAGCTCGTCCCGCTCGACGAGGCGCTCCGTCGCGCGCGGATCGTCGCGGTGCACGCCCCGACGCTGCCGGAGACGCATCACCTGATCGGCGCGCGCGAACTCGCCCTGATGCCGGACGGCGCGGGCCTGGTGAACACGGCGCGCTCATGGCTCGTCGACGAGGCCGCCCTACTCGCCGAGCTCCAGCGCGGCCGGTTGAGCGCCGCGATCGACGTGTTCGACGAGGAGCCCCTGCCCGCGGACAGCCCCTTCCGCTCGGCACCGCGCGTGCTGCTCACCCCGCACCGGGCAGCCGGCACCCGGGAGGGGCGGCTGCGCCAGGGGCGGATCGTCGCCGACGAGCTCGACGCCTTCGCCGCGGGGCAGCCCCTCGGGCACGCCGTCGACCGCGCCCAGCTCTCCTCGATGGCATGA